TCGCCTCGACATTCGTCGCCTCGCTCTACGGCCGGTTCACGCCGAAGGCGATCGCGAGCGCCGGCTTCGTCGTCGTCGCGTCGGCCCTCACGCTCCTCGCCTTCACGGTGCGCGGCGAATGGAGCCAGGGCTTCGTCGTCGCCGGGCTCATCCTGCTCGGACTCGGCCAGGGCGCGATCGTCGCCCTCGTCTTCAACACCCTGCTCTCCTCCGCGCCGAAGCAGCTCGCCGGCGACGTGGGCGCCTGGCGCGGGCTCGTGCACAATCTCTCGGGCAGCGTCGGCATCGCCGTCGCCACCGCCTTCGCCGTCGGCATGCTCTCGACGCTGCTCCTGAGCGGCGCGCAGGAGCACCCCGAGATCTCCGACGAACTCATCGCTCAGGTGAACATCAACGAGGCCGACTTCCTCACGAACGAGCAGCTCGCTGCGGTGCTCGAGTCCCGGGCGACCGGTCCGCAGCTCGACGCCGCCATCGCGATCAACGCGGAGGCGCGCCTGCAGGCGCTGAAGGTGTCGCTGCTCGGCCTCGCGGCGCTCTCGCTCCTCGCGATCGTGCCGGCGACCCGCATGCCCGGACGCCGCCGCGACGAACTGCCCGAGAAGCTCGAGCCCGACGACGACGACTCGATCGACCCCGTCGAGCCCGACGACCTGGACCACATCGACGACGTGGACGAACGCGACGACCGCGACGGCCTCGACCGAAAGGAGGCGCTGGCATGACCCGCAGCGCGAACAAGCTCATCCCCGACGACTTCGACGCGGTGTCGTCGCTCGCCCACTCCCCCTCCGTCGTGCTCGACGAGGCACTGACCGACGTCGAGGTGACGGGCGTGCTCGTCACCACCCCGGTGGCCGACGCCGAGTCGATCGCCGGACTCGACCGGGCCGCCTGGGAGCTCGCCGGCTTCGAGGCGAAGCCCGGGCAGACGCTGTACGTGCCCGGCACTGAACCGGCGGTGCTCGTCGGCGGCGGGCCGGCGGCCGAACTCACCACCAACGGGCTGCGCGACGCGACCGCGGCCCTCGTGCGCGCGGCCGCGAAGTTCTCGCGCATCGGATTCGAGATCCCGGTGCTCGGCACGCTGGAGCGGGCAACGGCGGGCCAGGCCATCGCCGAGGGCGCCGCTCTCGGCCGCTACCGCTACACGGGGCGCTCGACGAAGCCGCCCGGGGCAGCGCTCGAGCGGCTCGCGCTGCGCATCGGCGACGTGCTTCCGGCGACGACCGACGCCGTCGAGCTGGCCGCCGGCATCACCGCCGGAATCGTCACCGCGCGCGCGGCCAACGTGGCGCGCGACCTCGCCAACACGCCTCCCGGCCACCTCACCGCCACCGACCTCGCCGACATCGCCGTGTCGCTCGGCGCACGCTTCGGATTCGAGGTCGAGGTGTTCGACAAGCAGCAGCTCATCGAGCTCGGCTGCGGCGGCCTGCTCGGCGTCAACCGCGGCTCGACCGAGGAACCGCGCATGGTGAAGCTGCGCTACACGCCGGCCGGCACGCCGACCGGGCACCTCGGACTCGTCGGCAAGGGCATCATGTACGACTCGGGCGGCATCAGCCTGAAGCCCTCCGACCCGATGCACCTGCTCATGAAGATGGACATGGGCGGCGCGGCATCCGTGCTCGGCGCCTTCACGGCGCTGCGGGCGCTGCGTGCCACCGCGACCGTGACCGGCTGGCTCATGTGCACCGACAACATGCCGTCGGGCTCGGCCTACCAGCTCGGCGACGTGCTCACCGCCCGGAACGGCACGACCGTCGAGGTGAAGAACACCGACGCCGAGGGGCGGCTCGTGATGATGGACGCCATCGCCCTCGCGAACGAGGAGGGCGTCGACACGATCATCGACATCGCGACGCTCACGGGCGCGGCCCTCATGGCGCTCGGCACCTCGACCGCCGCGCTCTTCGGCAACGACGAAGCGACGCTGGCCTCGGTCGAACGCGCCTCGGCGTCGACCGACGAACAGGTCTGGCGGATGCCGCTCGAGCGCCGGTATCGCAAGCAGCTCGATTCGGATGTCGCAGACCTCTCGAACCTCGGCGGCACCTTCGCCGGCGCGACGACGGCGGCGCTCTTCCTCGACCACTTCGTGGGCACGACGCCGTGGGCGCACCTCGACATCGCGGGCACGATGCAGTCCGACGCCGACGACTCGTGGCGCTCGAAGGGCGCGACCGGCTTCGGCACGCGCATCCTCATCGACGTGGCGCGGGGCTTCCAGCCGGCGCGCTGACACTGAGCGCCCGCCGGGTCGGCCGCAGCACTACTACCGTTACGGCGACGCGTCAGCGGAGCACGCCGGCGCGGTACGCCGCCTCGGTGCGGGTGGCCGCGCCGAGCTTGCGCAAGATCGCCGAGACGTGCACGCTCGCGGTCTTGCCGCTGATGAAGAGCCGCTCGCCGATCTGGCGGTTGCTGAGCCCCTCGGCG
The DNA window shown above is from Agromyces cerinus and carries:
- a CDS encoding leucyl aminopeptidase, whose amino-acid sequence is MTRSANKLIPDDFDAVSSLAHSPSVVLDEALTDVEVTGVLVTTPVADAESIAGLDRAAWELAGFEAKPGQTLYVPGTEPAVLVGGGPAAELTTNGLRDATAALVRAAAKFSRIGFEIPVLGTLERATAGQAIAEGAALGRYRYTGRSTKPPGAALERLALRIGDVLPATTDAVELAAGITAGIVTARAANVARDLANTPPGHLTATDLADIAVSLGARFGFEVEVFDKQQLIELGCGGLLGVNRGSTEEPRMVKLRYTPAGTPTGHLGLVGKGIMYDSGGISLKPSDPMHLLMKMDMGGAASVLGAFTALRALRATATVTGWLMCTDNMPSGSAYQLGDVLTARNGTTVEVKNTDAEGRLVMMDAIALANEEGVDTIIDIATLTGAALMALGTSTAALFGNDEATLASVERASASTDEQVWRMPLERRYRKQLDSDVADLSNLGGTFAGATTAALFLDHFVGTTPWAHLDIAGTMQSDADDSWRSKGATGFGTRILIDVARGFQPAR